The following proteins come from a genomic window of Macadamia integrifolia cultivar HAES 741 chromosome 14, SCU_Mint_v3, whole genome shotgun sequence:
- the LOC122061426 gene encoding jacalin-related lectin 3-like translates to MSSWDGYEKSQNQKILVGPWGGQDGSRWDDGVYSGVRQVVIRHGSAIDSIQIEYDARGCSIWSDRHGGTGGCQTDKIKLDFPQEFLTSISGYYGSLTQWGPIIVRSLSFESNRKKHGPFGTQEGTQFTFPITCGKIIGFHGRCSCYLGSIGVYLKPLQQQNPPRAPIQSPNIVGYTVTQETIQTYGVVLAGREKGEHRKVMHTNQFFTDGHGEDELNLKVQIPYHIEKESSNARWPVRCGPWGGDGGTIFDDGVYTGVREVHIMRNGGIVSIKACYDRNGQEFWGNRNGGKAGLRLDKMVFDYPSEILTHISGYYGSTILMGPTVVKSLTFHTTKRKYGPFGDEQGISFNSGSKQGRIVGFHGCKGWFVDSIGVHVLEANLLMIPRPPICSNSFNMNDLNTEVRYDMVKGTTTPAALGPYCGEGVGKPWGGDGGQAWDDGAFSGVKQIYLIKGDAICSIQIEYDRNGQPIWSARHGGGGGYSAHKIRFDYPHEVVARISGYYGPNPGDACAKVIRSLTFFTNRARYGPYGEEIGTFFSSSTEGRVVGFHGRSGCYLDAIGVHMQHTSADQGRVKAVFNKMFN, encoded by the exons aTG AGCAGCTGGGATGGATACGAGAAGAGCCAGAACCAGAAAATATTGGTGGGCCCGTGGGGAGGCCAAGATGGATCAAGGTGGGACGACGGTGTCTACAGTGGGGTAAGGCAAGTGGTGATAAGACATGGTTCTGCTATAGACTCCATCCAGATTGAGTATGATGCCAGAGGTTGTTCCATCTGGTCAGACAGGCATGGTGGAACCGGTGGCTGCCAAACTGataag ATCAAGCTTGATTTTCCACAAGAATTCCTCACTTCCATTAGTGGTTACTATGGTTCACTCACTCAATGGGGTCCCATTATAGTTCGATCCCTTTCCTTTGAAAGTAATCGAAAAAAACATGGTCCCTTTGGTACCCAAGAAGGAACACAATTCACCTTCCCTATCACCTGTGGCAAGATCATCGGATTCCATGGCCGGTGCAGTTGTTATCTTGGCTCAATCGGAGTTTACTTGAAGCCTCTCCAGCAACAAAATCCACCCAGAGCTCCAATTCAATCACCCAACATTGTTGGCTATACTGTAACCCAAGAAACTATACAAACCTACGGCGTAGTACTTGCGGGAAGAGAAAAGGGTGAACATCGAAAGGTTATGCATACCAATCAATTTTTCACTGATGGCCATGGTGAAGATGAACTAAATCTCAAG GTCCAAATCCCTTACCATATTGAGAAAGAATCTTCAAATGCTAGATGGCCCGTGAGGTGTGGACCTTGGGGAGGCGATGGTGGGACGATTTTTGATGATGGAGTCTATACAGGTGTTAGGGAAGTTCACATAATGCGTAATGGTGGCATTGTTTCCATTAAAGCTTGTTATGATAGGAATGGTCAAGAATTTTGGGGGAATAGAAATGGCGGAAAGGCTGGGCTCAGACTAGACAAG ATGGTATTTGATTATCCATCAGAAATCTTGACTCACATAAGTGGCTATTACGGGTCGACTATCTTAATGGGACCTACAGTGGTCAAGTCCCTCACATTTCACACAACAAAAAGGAAGTACGGACCATTTGGAGATGAACAAGGGATTTCCTTCAATTCAGGCTCTAAACAGGGGAGGATCGTCGGGTTCCATGGCTGTAAAGGATGGTTTGTGGATAGCATTGGTGTTCATGTTCTTGAAGCTAACTTATTGATGATTCCAAGACCTCCAATCTGCAGTAATTCTTTTAACATGAATGACCTGAATACCGAG GTTAGGTATGACATGGTAAAAGGAACAACGACCCCAGCTGCACTAGGGCCATATTGTGGGGAAGGAGTGGGTAAGCCATGGGGTGGGGATGGAGGTCAGGCATGGGATGATGGAGCTTTTTCTGGGGTTAAGCAGATTTATTTGATAAAAGGCGACGCCATTTGCTCGATACAGATTGAATACGATAGGAATGGACAACCTATCTGGTCTGCTAGacatggtggtggaggtggataCAGTGCCCACAAG ATTAGATTTGATTACCCACATGAAGTGGTTGCTCGCATCAGTGGTTACTATGGCCCCAATCCAGGCGATGCCTGTGCAAAAGTTATAAGGTCTCTCACATTTTTCACCAATAGAGCAAGGTATGGTCCCTATGGGGAGGAGATTGGAACCTTTTTCAGTTCTTCAACAGAAGGAAGGGTGGTTGGATTCCATGGTAGAAGTGGTTGTTATCTGGATGCAATTGGAGTCCATATGCAACACACTTCGGCTGATCAAGGACGTGTGAAGGCAGTGTTCAACAAAATGTTTAACTGA